A window of Phycobacter azelaicus contains these coding sequences:
- a CDS encoding ATP-binding protein — protein sequence MAEIFACSFTATELDARSGITEVVTRLRKMGIPELRADEVQIALAEAVNNVVEHAYAGTAPGDVRIRCSLDPQRLWINISDAGAPFPDGQLPDGKAADIDVPLDQLPEGGFGWFLIRELTSDIHYERNAGNNQLSLCFEIQVTQA from the coding sequence ATGGCTGAAATCTTTGCCTGCTCGTTCACGGCTACAGAACTGGATGCACGCTCGGGCATCACAGAAGTCGTGACGCGATTGCGCAAGATGGGTATCCCCGAACTGCGAGCGGATGAAGTGCAGATTGCCCTGGCCGAGGCGGTCAACAACGTGGTTGAGCATGCCTATGCCGGAACTGCACCGGGGGATGTCCGCATCCGGTGTTCGCTGGACCCACAGCGACTTTGGATCAATATCAGCGATGCAGGCGCGCCATTCCCGGATGGGCAGCTCCCGGACGGAAAAGCGGCCGACATCGACGTTCCTCTGGATCAGCTGCCCGAAGGCGGGTTTGGCTGGTTCCTGATCCGCGAGTTGACCAGCGATATCCACTACGAGCGAAACGCAGGCAACAATCAACTTTCTCTATGTTTCGAGATCCAGGTTACACAAGCCTGA